From the genome of Miscanthus floridulus cultivar M001 chromosome 10, ASM1932011v1, whole genome shotgun sequence, one region includes:
- the LOC136484886 gene encoding disease resistance protein RGA5-like — MEVSSLIFESAYCGVNRELHGMDASSGCFGFMPSEMLSGSSGVLGGQAMPAAGVQTPGSPSSFVSQLNPRAKQIGLEVEIFSSSLGAMVSLLAKLRSLLVSPEDQLPEPLTKLQKDKLELLKQDLEAINTSLVNLSWVEAPNMMVKHWMNEARDLSYDIEDYIDKTMHPGPNSRGESRSDSEVEELSTLVKQAKDAQERHNRYNLGRWASNPRFMIDEQGRVPIPRLNGEATILVGISDSKAELIKRLNNGAKQRLVVCIQGSPGVGKTTLAKEVYCEIEGQFECGAFVRASKMPDTRRLLGGIISQIQHRHQRPPHGLPVQELIDSLRKHLQQKRYLIVIDGLWETTSWDIVSSAFPDDAHCSRILITTDIEDVALECCDYESDAIFKMEPLGGNYSTELFFNRVFGFKHECSKQLKENCEEIIRTCGGLPLAIISIASIFATQPDNLELWRHVKEALFSRLRYNLSFEVMLREIVGLSYNSLPHHLKTCLLYLSMYPEGYTFLKADLVKQWSAEGFIIAVEEKYCDEVADCYFDELIYRGLIQPNHTNISGEVILYTLHSTVFEVIRTMSNGENFCTVIDYSNTISELSVKVRRLSLRFSSAKYATKPESITLSPVRSLIFYGLVECLPSIMEFEVLRVLILDVWGDQEELDLSGIDRLFQLRYMRITSNIIVKLPSRMIGLPYLQTMEIFARVTSVPSDIVHLPRLLHLCVHGEINLSNSIGHMRSLRTLQSFDLSSNSEDSIWELGEMTDLRDLHVTSTTEMSDPVERKLIAFVSSLEKLSNLKSIILAPVPSCTSISLDCSLSISSLSVFLQRLELLPPICIFSRLPVWIGQLRNLLILKIVLRELTSGDVDIIAKLQELTIVSLYVRQPTAELIVFHRAAFPVLKCFKFRCGIMHIAFQPDAMPSLRRLKLEFNAHSGEQNGNMLAGIEHLLNLQEITSRIGSAPGAEETDRMAAEFLFKGAISRHSRLTNFNLRIVRPFDEEISPFADATASCFGADKFNRHSMADGISALTDVACVPEVSPLDNCNSTSSQESVGRKRGADWVAASGPSGSRRLWVKERDHAWWDKMNSPDCPEEVFRRAFRMSRATFDAICKELDAVSNLPSGAMPMRQRVAICVWRLATGEPLRVVSKRFGVEISTCHKLVLEVCNSIKSVLLPKVLQWPEAPEASGDGSAKFEAVSGIPNVVGVMYTTHIPIIAPKANVAAYYNRRRTERNQKTCYSITVQGVVDAAGAFTDVCIGWPGSMSDADVLERSALCEQRGAAGLLQGQWVVGGAGYPLMDWLLVPYTKRNMIWAQHVFNERLDGLCAVARDAFQRLKTRWGCLQKRTEVKLQDFPMVIGACCVLHNICERANEAVDPELAFQIFDDDMVAENPVRSMAASSARDAIAHNLLHRSSHKQNPETSSASNQDTCQQSVFHDFDNVWGNLDS; from the exons ATGGAGGTCTCCTCTCTCATTTTTGAGTCTGCGTACTGCGGTGTCAATCGGGAACTACATGGCATGGACGCCTCCTCTGGGTGCTTTGGATTCATGCCATCAGAGATGTTGAGCGGCAGCAGCGGTGTCCTCGGCGGACAAGCGATGCCAGCCGCAGGCGTCCAGACGCCTGGGAGCCCTTCTTCCTTCGTCAGTCAGCTCAACCCAAGAGCCAAGCAAATAGGCCTGGAGGTTGAGATCTTCAGTTCTTCTCTGGGCGCCATGGTCTCCCTTCTTGCCAAGCTCCGTTCACTGCTGGTGTCTCCAGAGGATCAGCTGCCGGAGCCACTGACGAAGCTGCAAAAGGACAAGCTCGAGCTCCTCAAACAAGATCTCGAAGCAATAAACACCTCCCTCGTGAATCTGTCATGGGTGGAAGCTCCAAACATGATGGTGAAGCACTGGATGAACGAGGCGCGTGATCTGTCCTACGACATTGAGGATTACATTGACAAGACGATGCACCCCGGCCCCAATTCTCGGGGAGAGTCGCGTTCTGATTCAGAGGTGGAAGAATTAAGCACTCTCGTGAAGCAGGCCAAGGACGCCCAAGAACGGCACAACAGGTACAATCTTGGGCGTTGGGCATCGAATCCTAGATTTATGATTGATGAACAAGGCCGGGTTCCAATTCCAAGGCTCAACGGGGAGGCCACCATCCTTGTTGGTATAAGTGATTCCAAGGCTGAACTTATCAAGCGGCTTAACAATGGCGCCAAACAGAGGCTAGTAGTATGCATACAAGGATCCCCAGGTGTTGGTAAGACTACGCTCGCCAAAGAAGTGTACTGTGAAATAGAAGGACAGTTTGAGTGCGGAGCTTTTGTTCGAGCCTCAAAGATGCCTGATACAAGGAGGCTTCTCGGTGGCATCATCTCCCAAATCCAGCACCGCCATCAACGGCCCCCTCATGGTCTCCCAGTGCAAGAGCTCATTGACAGCCTAAGAAAACATCTCCAACAGAAGAG GTATCTCATTGTAATTGATGGTTTGTGGGAAACAACATCATGGGATATTGTCAGTAGCGCATTTCCTGATGACGCTCATTGTAGCAGAATATTAATAACTACAGATATTGAAGATGTAGCTTTGGAGTGCTGTGATTATGAATCTGATGCTATTTTTAAGATGGAGCCACTTGGTGGAAATTACTCCACAGAATTGTTCTTCAATAGAGTGTTTGGATTTAAACATGAGTGCTCTAAACAATTGAAGGAAAACTGTGAAGAAATTATAAGAACATGCGGTGGTCTGCCACTCGCGATCATTAGCATAGCTAGCATTTTCGCAACCCAACCAGATAACTTAGAGCTGTGGCGCCATGTCAAAGAAGCTTTATTTTCCAGATTGAGATATAATCTTAGTTTTGAAGTCATGCTGAGAGAAATAGTAGGTCTGAGCTACAATAGCCTTCCCCACCATTTGAAGACATGCCTACTATATCTTAGTATGTATCCTGAGGGTTATACATTCTTGAAGGCTGACTTGGTGAAACAATGGAGTGCTGAAGGTTTTATAATTGCAGTAGAAGAGAAATACTGTGATGAAGTTGCTGATTGCTATTTTGATGAGCTTATCTACAGGGGACTGATACAGCCCAATCATACCAATATCTCAGGTGAGGTGATTTTATATACACTGCACTCCACTGTATTCGAAGTTATTAGGACCATGTCCAATGGAGAGAATTTCTGCACTGTGATAGACTACTCCAATACCATCTCAGAGCTTTCTGTAAAGGTTCGACGACTTTCTCTCAGATTCAGTAGTGCCAAATATGCTACGAAACCAGAAAGCATTACACTATCCCCTGTGCGGTCACTTATCTTTTATGGACTTGTTGAGTGCCTCCCTTCGATTATGGAGTTTGAGGTACTTCGAGTTCTTATTCTCGATGTTTGGGGTGACCAAGAGGAGTTAGACCTCAGTGGCATCGACAGATTGTTTCAGCTCAGGTACATGCGGATTACATCTAACATCATTGTGAAACTACCATCCCGGATGATTGGACTGCCATATTTGCAAACAATGGAAATTTTTGCAAGAGTAACTTCTGTTCCATCAGATATCGTTCATCTTCCGAGATTGTTGCACCTCTGTGTACATGGTGAGATAAATCTGTCCAATAGTATTGGCCACATGAGATCTCTACGCACACTTCAGTCTTTTGACCTCAGCAGTAACTCTGAAGATAGTATATGGGAACTTGGTGAGATGACGGACCTGCGTGATCTTCATGTCACCAGTACTACAGAAATGTCCGACCCTGTAGAGAGGAAGTTGATAGCTTTCGTTTCTTCCCTTGAGAAACTTAGCAATCTAAAATCTATAATTCTTGCGCCTGTTCCTTCATGCACAAGCATTTCCTTGGATTGCTCTTTGAGTATATCTTCTCTGTCCGTCTTCCTTCAGAGACTTGAGTTGTTGCCACCCATTTGCATCTTTTCAAGACTCCCTGTTTGGATTGGACAGCTTCGGAATCTACTCATTTTAAAAATTGTTCTTAGGGAATTGACGTCAGGTGATGTTGACATCATCGCCAAATTACAGGAACTCACCATTGTCTCTCTGTACGTCAGGCAACCAACCGCAGAACTTATTGTCTTCCATCGTGCAGCATTTCCAGTTCTAAAGTGCTTCAAATTCAGATGTGGCATTATGCACATTGCTTTTCAGCCAGATGCAATGCCTAGTCTTCGGAGGCTGAAGCTTGAATTCAATGCCCACAGTGGAGAGCAGAATGGTAATATGCTTGCTGGCATTGAACACCTGTTAAACCTCCAAGAGATCACTAGCCGAATTGGGTCAGCACCTGGTGCAGAGGAAACAGATAGAATGGCTGCAGAGTTTTTGTTCAAGGGTGCCATTAGCAGGCATTCAAGACTTACGAACTTCAACCTACGAATTGTCCGTCCATTTGACGAAGA GATTTCCCCATTTGCTGATGCTACAGCAAGCTGTTTTGGCGCAG ACAAGTTCAATCGTCATTCGATGGCTGATGGCATAAGTGCGCTAACTGATGTCGCTTGTGTTCCAGAAGTGTCGCCATTAGACAAT TGCAACAGTACTTCCTCACAAGAATCAGTTGGGAGGAAGAGAGGGGCAGATTGGGTGGCGGCGTCTGGGCCATCAGGGTCCAGAAGGCTGTGGGTGAAGGAGCGGGACCACGCTTGGTGGGACAAAATGAACAGCCCGGACTGCCCGGAGGAAGTGTTTCGGCGCGCGTTCCGCATGTCGCGGGCCACGTTCGACGCGATCTGCAAGGAGCTCGATGCTGTCTCTAACCTGCCGAGCGGGGCCATGCCCATGCGCCAGCGCGTCGCTATCTGCGTCTGGCGCCTCGCCACAGGGGAGCCACTCCGGGTTGTGTCGAAGCGCTTCGGTGTCGAGATCAGCACTTGCCACAAGCTTGTGCTCGAGGTCTGCAACAGCATCAAGAGTGTGCTATTGCCCAAGGTCCTGCAATGGCCTGAGGCACCAGAGGCTTCTGGGGACGGGTCCGCCAAGTTCGAAGCCGTTTCAGGGATCCCCAACGTGGTTGGTGTCATGTACACCACCCACATCCCCATCATAGCGCCCAAGGCCAATGTCGCTGCCTACTACAACCGCCGTCGCACAGAGCGCAACCAGAAGACGTGCTACTCCATCACCGTGCAGGGCGTGGTGGACGCAGCCGGTGCCTTCACCGACGTCTGTATCGGTTGGCCTGGTTCCATGTCCGATGCCGATGTGCTCGAGAGATCTGCTCTGTGTGagcagcgtggcgcggcgggcCTGCTCCAAGGCCAGTGGGTTGTTGGCGGTGCCGGCTACCCCCTCATGGACTGGCTGCTCGTGCCCTACACAAAACGTAACATGATATGGGCGCAGCACGTGTTCAATGAGAGATTGGATGGCCTATGCGCAGTGGCGCGGGACGCCTTCCAGCGGCTCAAGACACGCTGGGGATGCCTTCAGAAGCGCACCGAGGTGAAGCTGCAGGACTTTCCCATGGTGATCGGCGCCTGCTGCGTGCTCCACAACATTTGCGAGCGTGCCAACGAAGCTGTCGATCCCGAGCTTGCATTCCAGATCTTCGACGATGATATGGTGGCCGAGAACCCAGTGCGCTCCATGGCAGCCAGCAGCGCCCGTGATGCCATTGCCCACAACCTACTGCATCGCAGCAGCCACAAGCAGAACCCCGAAACAAGCTCTGCTTCAAATCAAGACACATGTCAGCAGTCAGTTTTTCATGATTTTGATAATGTGTGGGGCAATTTAGACAGCTAG